In Trichoplusia ni isolate ovarian cell line Hi5 chromosome 7, tn1, whole genome shotgun sequence, a single genomic region encodes these proteins:
- the LOC113496180 gene encoding brachyurin-like, giving the protein MKKSTSITHYFKMKVFILLALATIAYANVEPLSGNTAYGYIQNYAIPLAEKIRQQEEQMMQERIVGGLPSASGQFPYQAGLLASYQGISGTGICGGSLISANRVVTAAHCWFDGVNQAWLFNVVLGSTTLFSGGTRLATSVVATHPNWNPFLVRNDIAVIYLPQQVATSATIAPIALPSGNEVNENFAGETAVASGYGLTESQIGGPLPPNQVLSHVSLSIITNNVCSFAFPLILQDSNICTSGLGGSSTCQGDSGGPLAIIRNNRPVLVGVTSFGSALGCTAGLPAAFARVTSYLSFLSQHL; this is encoded by the exons atgaagaaatcAACAAGCATTACTCACTACTTCAAAATGAAAGTGTTCATCCTGTTGGCTTTGGCGACCATCGCTTACGCAAATGTGGAGCCGTTGAGCGGCAACACAGCGTATGGCTACATCCAGAATTATGCCATCCCCTTAGCCGAGAAGATTCGTCAACAGGAAGAGCAGATGATGCAAGAAAGGATTGTTGGCGGGCTTCCATCAGCGTCTGGTCAATTCCCTTACCAG GCTGGCCTCCTCGCTAGCTACCAGGGCATCTCTGGTACTGGTATTTGCGGAGGTTCTCTGATCTCTGCTAACAGAGTAGTAACAGCGGCCCACTGCTGGTTCGACGGTGTCAACCAGGCTTGGCTGTTCAATGTCGTCCTTGGTTCCACCACTCTTTTCTCTGGAGGCACCAGATTAGCTACCAGCGTGGTTGCAACTCACCCTAACTGGAACCCTTTTCTCGTCCGAAACGACATCGCTGTCATTTACCTACCCCAGCAAGTCGCAACATCTG CGACCATTGCCCCGATTGCCCTGCCATCTGGAAATGAAGTTAACGAAAACTTCGCCGGTGAAACTGCTGTTGCCTCTGGTTACGGTTTGACCGAATCTCAAATCG GTGGACCACTCCCGCCCAACCAGGTTTTGAGCCACGTCAGTCTGAGTATAATCACCAACAACGTTTGCTCATTTGCTTTCCCGCTCATTCTGCAAGACAGCAACATCTGCACTAGCGGTCTTGGTGGCAGCAGCACCTGCCAAGGAGACTCTGGTGGTCCTCTGGCCATAATTAGAAATAACCGACCAGTTCTG GTTGGTGTCACCTCCTTCGGCTCAGCTCTCGGATGCACAGCTGGTCTTCCCGCTGCCTTCGCCCGTGTCACATCTTACCTTAGCTTCCTCTCTCAACACTTGtaa
- the LOC113496183 gene encoding collagenase-like, with the protein MKLALALLALTAVTSARNINLEDVIDLEDITAYNYLTKIGQPLLERIRKAEEEEDVQSRIVGGSSASLGQFPYQAGILIALPFGQAVCGGSLLNNRRVLTAAHCWFDGNNQARQFIVVLGSVRLFSGGNRLTTSNVVMHGSWNPRIVRNDIAIINLPMNVIINNNIRPIALPSGSQLNENFAGTNAVASGFGLTRDGGSITNGQFLSHVTVPVITNSVCHNSFSSVLHSTNICTSGANGRNTCTGDSGGPLAITRNNSPLLIGVSSFGSDRGCQIGAPAVFARVTSFVSWINSRL; encoded by the exons ATGAAATTGGCTCTGGCTCTATTAGCTCTGACCGCAGTCACATCCGCGAGGAACATCAACCTCGAAGATGTCATCGATCTCGAGGACATCACTGCATACAATTACTTGACTAAAATCGGTCAGCCGTTATTGGAAAGGATACGTAAAGCTGAGGAGGAAGAAGATGTTCAGTCCAGAATCGTCGGTGGTTCGTCAGCATCCCTAGGACAGTTCCCTTACCAG GCTGGAATTCTCATTGCCTTACCATTCGGTCAGGCTGTGTGCGGTGGTTCTTTGCTCAACAACAGGCGTGTGCTTACCGCTGCCCATTGCTGGTTTGATGGTAACAATCAAGCGAGACAATTCATCGTTGTACTTGGATCTGTTCGTCTGTTTTCTGGTGGCAACAGGCTGACTACAAGTAACGTAGTCATGCACGGAAGCTGGAACCCCAGAATTGTTCGCAACGACATTGCCATTATCAACTTGCCGATGAATGTAATCATTAACA aTAACATCCGTCCTATTGCTCTGCCTTCTGGTTCTCAGCTCAATGAGAACTTTGCCGGAACCAATGCCGTTGCGTCTGGATTTGGTCTAACCAGAGACG GTGGTAGCATTACCAACGGCCAGTTCCTGAGCCACGTCACAGTTCCAGTGATCACCAACAGCGTGTGCCACAATTCCTTCTCTTCAGTTCTTCACTCTACCAATATTTGCACCAGCGGTGCCAACGGTAGAAACACTTGTACCGGTGACTCCGGTGGTCCTCTCGCTATTACCAGAAACAATAGTCCGCTTTTG ATTGGTGTGTCGTCCTTCGGATCTGACCGTGGTTGTCAGATAGGTGCCCCTGCCGTCTTTGCTAGAGTCACCTCGTTTGTCTCCTGGATCAACAGCCGCCTTTGA